One genomic window of Papaver somniferum cultivar HN1 unplaced genomic scaffold, ASM357369v1 unplaced-scaffold_150, whole genome shotgun sequence includes the following:
- the LOC113336032 gene encoding aspartic proteinase CDR1-like yields the protein MGGIENALTLFILLTISHVSLLLNSVIAVNPSGFSMKIIHRDSIESPLYPGDHLTQEERLERLVQQSKDRARYIGLQISSFNKTTNSINPDVARLPLEYEVGSFYVALVGIGTFSKLLQTFKNYYLMVDTASEFIWTQCEGGDSYFHQDEPYYPSKSSSTYEPLLCNKDTGERHPLCVPERCDYGKCTYLAQYASGSSSLGVLAKEKFTVNSDNGALQSFDNIIMGCGFVQKDFDRLVGVGYRSGNPDVITGILGLNAGPRSFLTQLGPAGERKFAHCLMPYTYGTAPSTFLRFGSDANFGGEGQQVSTTPLVSYPANPNFYYVILQDISVGGNSLGFHPRDFEYKANIRKGGCFMDSGSPITTMYGPHFDRVAQEVVRYFLVHEGIQLVPAARRSYLQLCFRKPSEPDFKYPTMTFHFEGANFLLDEPDTIFSITANDFCLGIIPQPERVPFDVIFGAMQQARKRIVHDVGGGSLSFAKEECQLGS from the coding sequence ATGGGTGGAATAGAAAATGCCCTAACCCTTTTCATTCTTCTAACAATTTCTCATGTGTCCCTGCTACTAAATTCTGTCATTGCAGTTAATCCTAGCGGGTTTAGTATGAAGATTATTCATAGAGACTCTATAGAATCACCTCTATATCCAGGCGATCATTTGACACAAGAAGAAAGATTAGAAAGACTCGTGCAACAATCCAAAGATCGAGCACGCTACATTGGATTACAAATATCAAgtttcaacaaaacaacaaacTCGATAAACCCCGATGTTGCACGCTTACCTCTAGAATACGAAGTTGGATCGTTCTATGTTGCATTGGTAGGAATAGGTACTTTTAGTAAGTTACTACAAACtttcaaaaattactatttaatGGTTGATACCGCTAGTGAGTTTATATGGACTCAATGCGAAGGTGGTGACTCCTATTTTCATCAAGACGAACCTTATTATCCTTCAAAATCTTCAAGTACATATGAACCTCTTCTTTGTAATAAAGATACAGGGGAACGTCACCCACTTTGCGTCCCCGAAAGATGTGATTATGGCAAATGTACTTACTTAGCACAATACGCAAGTGGCTCATCTTCCTTAGGAGTATTGGCTAAAGAAAAATTCACTGTAAATTCAGATAACGGTGCCCTTCAATCTTTCGATAATATTATCATGGGTTGTGGCTTTGTTCAGAAGGATTTCGATCGACTTGTTGGTGTTGGTTATAGAAGTGGGAACCCTGATGTTATAACAGGAATACTTGGTCTAAATGCAGGACCTAGGTCTTTTCTAACTCAATTAGGTCCTGCCGGAGAAAGAAAATTTGCACACTGCCTGATGCCATATACTTATGGAACGGCTCCAAGCACGTTCTTAAGGTTTGGTTCAGACGCGAATTTTGGAGGTGAAGGTCAACAAGTATCCACAACTCCCTTAGTTTCTTATCCTGCTAACCCAAATTTCTATTACGTGATATTACAAGATATTAGTGTAGGTGGGAATAGCCTCGGATTTCACCCAAGGGATTTCGAGTATAAGGCGAATATTAGAAAAGGCGGTTGTTTCATGGATTCAGGTTCTCCAATAACCACCATGTACGGACCTCACTTTGATAGAGTTGCGCAAGAGGTGGTGAGATATTTTCTGGTTCACGAAGGCATTCAACTTGTTCCGGCAGCACGTCGCAGTTATTTACAATTGTGTTTTAGAAAACCTAGTGAGCCTGATTTTAAATATCCAACAATGACATTTCACTTTGAAGGTGCTAATTTTTTACTCGACGAACCAGATACTATTTTTTCCATCACCGCTAATGATTTTTGTCTAGGTATTATTCCGCAACCAGAGCGAGTGCCATTTGATGTCATTTTTGGAGCAATGCAACAAGCTCGTAAAAGGATCGTACATGATGTTGGGGGAGGCTCACTCTCATTTGCTAAAGAGGAATGCCAACTGGGCTCATAA